GACTTCAAGTCGCATTATGTTGCTCGCGATAACGGTCAGACAGTTGAGACTTCAACGCTGGTGGCAGCGCTGAGCGGATTGAAATTGAGCAGCACGGCCGCAGCCATGAAGCTGACACCAGCTCAGGTTAAGGCTTTAACGGCACCGCCGACAGTGACATCGAAAACGGTTGCCATTGAGGATGGCAAGCAGGTAGCCAAATCCAATACGGCACAACTTATGAATCATGGCCTTGCGCTCGTTTCAATGGTTTTGATTCTGATGGTCACCATGGTGTATGGTTCTATTCTGGCACAGGAAATTGCAACTGAAAAAGGCTCGCGAATCATGGAGATCCTTTTGTCCTCTGTCAGTGCCACGACGCAATTCTTTGGCAAGTTGGCGGGTATTTTCGCCTTGTTGCTGACACAACTGGTTATTTACGTGATTGCCGGTGTTATCGGCTGGCAATTTTTGAAAAATCAAACAATGGTTGCCGGCTTGTTAAAGCAAGTGGATCTTTCGATACTAGCTTCTGGGACAACCGCCATGATTGCGCTTTTCTTTATCATCGGCACACTCACTTATTCGGTCTTGGCTGCATTAACCGGCTCGCTTGTTTCTAATCAGGAACAAGTCCAGCAAGCTGTTATGCCAATTACCATGCTGGGGATGATCGGCTACTTCATTACAATCGCCGCCCAAGCCAATGATTCGACGCTGGCACAAGTAACAAGCTACGTGCCTTTCTTGAATGTTTTTGTTATGCCAACGCAGATGTCGCTAGGCCGAGCAAGTATGGGTCAGGCATGGGTCAGTGTCGGTATTAGTGTCGTCTTTCTCGCCTTGTTTACTTTCTTTACGGTCGCGGTTTATCGGAATAACGTCTTGGTCTATTCCGGTTCGGGCTTGTGGCAATCAATGAAGACCTCCTTTAGCATTTGGAAGGCGGAACGCGGTGTGGCTAAAAAATAAATATAATTAGGCAAAATAGGCAAAATAAAAAGGCGATTCCTCAGCGGAGTCGCCTTTTTGCATGGCAGCTGTATTCAGCAGTTAATGAGCGCGCAGTCGGGTCAAACGTTGAGCGGTTGCCAGTCGTACCTGAATCAACCCGCTTTTGAAAGTTTCATCATGCTTTTAATCCGCGCTTCGCCAAAGTGCTCATTTTCGGCGATCAAAATCCGTGCACAGGCATAACTATCCGCTAAGGCATTGTGGTGATGCTCAAGCGGAATGTGTAAGGCGGCACTGACAGTATCTAACCGATGATTCGGCAACTTCGGCAAAAATTGTCGCGAGGTTTTAACCGTGTCAATCACTTGATAGCGCGGCGCCGCAATGCCGTAACGATCCAGTGTCAGTCGCATAACCGAAACATCAAACGGTGCATTGTGAGCGGTCACGATCCGACCTGGCGTATAGAACATTTGAATATGCGGCCAAACTTGATCAAATGTTGGCTGATCTTGAACCATTTCAGGGGTGATGCCATGAATGTGAATGTTTTGGGCATCAAACTGCATCTGCGGATTAATAAGGGTGTAAAAACTGTCAACCACCTTATTTTGCTGGACGACCACGAGCGCCAATGAACACGCTGAGGCTCGCTTGCGATTGGCGGTTTCGAAATCCATGGCGATAAAGTCCATCGTATTTTCTCCTAAATCAAGTCTTTTGTGACAAGTTCAACTGGACAGTGGTCACTGCCCATAATGTCGGTCAGAATTTTTGCATCCTGAATATATGGTTTGAAGTCACGGCTGCTGACAAAGTAGTCAATACGCCAACCAGCGTTATTAGCGCGGGCATGGAATCGATAACTCCACCATGAGTAAGTGACGGTATCTGGATACAAGTTCCGGAATGTATCGATAAAGCCGCTATCTAACTGTTTTGTAAAGTCAGCCCGTTCTTCATCGGTAAAGCCGGCGTTGTGGTGATTGGTCTTGTCATTTTTAAGGTCGATTTCTTGGTGCGCGACATTTAAATCGCCGCAGTAAACGAGCGGCTTTTTGGCCGCGAGTTGGTTCGTGTAGGCAAGAAAATCTTTGTCCCATTGCTGGCGGTAATCCAGCCGCTTCAGTTCACCACCAGAGTTCGGCGTATAAACCGTCATCAAATAGAAGTTTGGATACTCTAAGGTAATGATCCGGCCTTCAGTATCATGTTCAGGAACGCCCATCCCATACGTGACATTGAGCGGTTCATGTTTGGTGAAAATGGCCGTACCAGAATAGCCTTTGCGTTCAGCGTAGTTAAAGTATTGATGATAGCCAGGCAGATCAAGTTCAACTTGGCCTGCCTGCATTTTGGTTTCCTGCAAACAGAACCAGTCGGCGTCTAATTCATTAAAAATAGTCATAAAGTCTTTTTTTAAAACAGCTCGTAAGCCATTCACGTTCCAAGAAATTAATTTCATCAAATGATTCACTCCTAACGATGCATTGCGGTTCCATTCTACTAGATTTGACAGATGATTGCGATATGCAGAGCGCGAACAGGCTTCTGCGCCTGAGAGCGCGTTTTCTACGAGAAGTCAAAACACAGAAGTATCATTCAATTCAATTTCTAAGACTGACAGTAAAGATCTAGGGAAAGCTCTTCACAGCCTTCCCGTGTTCATAACAGCAATTATCTGCTAAAATAGCTTAGTAGTATTTGTGAAAGGACCTGATGTTGTGGTGGATGCGCCGCGTACGCTTGAAGGAATTACCATGATGCATGATGAACCTTTGAGTCATTATACGTTTACGAAAACCGGGGGACCGGCTGATTTATTGGCGTTTCCCAAAAATGTGGCCGAAGTGCGGGCATTAGTTGATGACGCTCGTGACCAAGGCTTGCCTTTGACGGTGATTGGAAATGCCAGCAATTTAATTGTCCGGGATGGTGGCATTCGCGGACTGGTGTTGATTTTAACCGAAATGAAAACCATCACGGCCAGTGGCAATCAAGTGACAGCTGAGGCGGGGGCGCGGTTGATTGATACAACCGAAGCAGCTTACCGAGCAGGTTTGACTGGTCTTGAGTTTGCTGCTGGCATTCCTGGCAGTGTTGGCGGCGCTGTTTTCATGAACGCAGGCGCTTACGATGGTGAAGTCTGCAACGTCATCAGCAGTGTTGACGTTTTGACGCGAGAAGGCGAATTAAAGACGTATGATCACCGTGAACTGAAATTCCGTTATCGGCACAGTGTTGTTCAGGATACAGGTGATGTCGTCTTAAGCGCTACCTTTACGCTCAAAGCGGGTGACAAACCAGTCATTCGAGCAAAAATGGATGAGTTGAATGCGCGTCGGGCGGCTAAACAACCACTTGAATATCCTTCTTGCGGGTCGGTCTTTAAACGGCCAAAGGGGCATTTTGTTGGCCCAATGATCCAAAAAGCTGGTCTGCAAGGTCATATTATCGGTGGGGCACAGGTGTCAAAGAAACATGCTGGCTTCATCATCAACCTCGGCGATGCAACCGCAACGGATTACCTAGACATGATTCATCTTATACAAAAAACAGTGAAAGCTAAATTTGATGTTGATCTGGAAACCGAGGTTCGAATTATCGGTGAACCTAGTCAACCAAAATAGACCTTAGAAAGGGGCGACACAATGCATTTAGTCGAAGCCGTTTTGTTCTTGATGGCACTTGTCATCGTCTCAAACGTGCTCAGTCACTACATTGTGGCTGTCCCGGTCTCCTTGATTCAAGTCGCGCTGGGATTAGGCGCGGCTTTGTTTTTTCATTTGGAGATCAATTTAGCGACAGACTGGTTCATGCTGTTGTTCATTGCTCCGCTGCTATTTTATGACGGGCGTAATTTTCCGCGGCGCGAGTTATGGGAACTGCGTGGCCCGATTATCGGAAACGCAATTTTTCTGGTGTTTGTCACGATGCTGGTCGGTGGGTATCTGATTCACTTTTTGATTCCGCCGATGCCGTTGCCCGCAAGTTTTGCCTTGGCAGCGATTCTCAGCCCGACTGATCCGATCGCGGTGCAGAGTCTAGCTAAGCGAGTTCATCTACCAAAAGGTGTGCTGCATTTGGTGAGCGGCGAGAGCTTGATCAACGATGCCAGCGGGCTGATCGGTTTTAAATATGGCATTGCGGCGACCATGACAGGTACATTTGTCCTTGGCAACGCCGTTCGGGATTTCTTTTATGTGGCAATTGTCGGTGCCTTGGCTGGACTGGTGTTAATCAGTTTAATCAACCTAAGTCGCAAATGGCTGCTGCAGCAAGGGATTAACGATGTCATTTTGCATACTATCTTGCAGGTGCTAACACCTTTCTTCATCTATCTCGTGGTGGACGAGTTCATGCATGCGTCGGGTGTCATTGCAGTCGTTGTGGCGGGGTTGCTTAGTAATACTCGCTACAACCGTTACATTGCTGCCTTGCCAGAACTTAGAATTGTTTCGGAACGTACTTGGGACATTATTGTCTATACACTTAACGGGATTATTTTTCTCATTCTCGGCATTGAATTGCCGGTTGCGATGACCGACACGATTGCTGATCATGAGGTCAGCACGTTTCAGGCGCTCGGCTTTGTGGTTGTCGTTTACCTGGGCATTTTAATTGTTCGAACGCTATGGATTTACGGTTACATGCTGCTGGCAAAACGTTCCAAAGAAGGCAAAGCTTCATGGCGAGCAGCTCTTTTGAGTGGTATTTCTGGCGTGCGCGGCGCGATTACATTAGTCGGGGTGCTTGCCGTCCCAGCAGCTTTGAGCAACGGTGATGCATTTCCGGAGCGTAGTTTAATGTTGTTCATCGCGGCTGGTGTGGTGGTGCTAAGTTTAATCGTCGCCATTATCGCTTTGCCGTTAGTTACCCGTTCAGTGGCACCACTGCAAACGCGTGGATCCACGATTGTAACTGACGACAGTGGCGATCAAGATGATGATGACAGCAACGATATTCGTATCATTTCGCTGAGTCAGGCACAAACCTTTGTCTTTCAAATGGCGGTTCGCCGAGTTGAGTCGGAGCGCCGTGAGACGAATCAAAAAGCCGCTTTGGACTTGATTGCGGAATATCAGTACCTGATTCGCCGGTTAGAACTCGCTGAAGATACCGGTGCTGCCATTCCACCGCTCATTCAGGATGAACTGGATCTGCGAAAAGTCGGGGTTCAAGGCGAGCTATATGCTTTAGACGATCTATGGCGCGACAACAAAATTATGTCCAAAAGTTACGCTAAAGCCCGCAAACAATTGCAACACCGCCTGAATGATCTGGACTCAATGGCCAAACGCTCCGGCCGACCAACTTTCCGCATGTTGTTCGAACGTTCCGCCTTGCGCTTATCGCATTGGTGGTACACCGTGGCCAGCGAGCAAAATCGTTCGCACCGATTCTTCAACGAGCGCTTATTTATTGAAAAAGAAACCGCAAAAGGCGGACTTAAATATTTATCGCAGTTTTTACGACAAAAGGAGAACAAAGCCCACAATTATAACCGCCAAGTTATTTATGCTTTGATTGTCCAATATCGAAATCGAATTGCTTCGGTGAAGGCTTTGAACACGCACAAATCAACTCAATATGAGCAGGAACTCGGGCGCTTGCGAGCTATTGCGTTTGCGGCTGAACGGGCCGCTATCCACGATCTGACAGAAAAAGGGTATATCACGATGACGATGGCGCAAAAACTGAATCAAAATGTTAATTTCACTGAAAATGCGGCTACCTTAACGTCACTTGAAGAGGTTTAAGGGCCGCTGCGGACAAGTCATGCCTGTTCTAAAAGAGCGTTTGGTTGGGTCAAATCAGTTGGTTTTTGCTTTTTAAAACAGACGTTAATTGACAACGGTATCGTCCTTGTCTCGATTGAGACTGGGCCGGTACCGTTTTTTTTGATGTCCATGACATAGGTATTTGTCGGCGGTTTGTGAGGATTCGGCGAAACTTTTTTGACGAATTACAAATCAAATACTTGCGTTGTTGGTTGGCACTCGTATAATAGGCAGAGTTAGTAAACTTAAAGTTTAGTTTAACGAAACCCACAAAGGCGGTGTCTTATGGAGATTGGCAGTCGAATTCGAGACTTACGAATCCGGAAAAACTTGACCCAAGAAGAGTTAGGCGAGCGAACGGATCTCACAAAGGGCTATATTTCGCAGGTGGAGCATGACCAGAGTTCACCGTCACTTGAGACTTTTTTTGATATTTTGAGTGTTTTGGGTGAATCTCCGGCTGATTTTTTTCGTGAGGAACCAAAAGATTCCTTGGTTTATCACGAGGATGATCAAGTCACATATTTGGATGAAGAAAAAGGGTACCGTTTGAAATGGCTGGTGCCTGAAAGCAATGAAAATGAAATGGAACCGGTCATGATCGATTTTGCCGCGCACGGCATTTTTAAAACGTTCGAGCCTTCACCGGCAGAAACCTTTGTTTACGTTGTTAGTGGTCGTGTCAAATTACTGCTGGGTGAACAAACTTATGTTGCAAAGAAAGGCGAGACAATTTACTTTCACGCAACCAAGCAACATCAATTGGTCAACGCCGCGACGGGTCGTAGTAAGTGCTTGCTAGTCGCGACGGCATCTTATTTATAAGGAGTTGGGGTCATTGAGCAACATTATCGTTGAACTGAAGCATGTCGGTAAGCGGTACGGCGACACGCAGGTGCTGAAGGATATCAACATTGAGATCGAACAAGGCAAGTTTTACACGTTGTTGGGGCCATCCGGATCGGGTAAAACAACGATTTTGCGTGCAATTGCGGGGTTTTTGGATGTCTCAGAAGGTGAAGTGCTGTTTGATGGCAAGCGGATCAATGATGTGCCTGCCAACCAGCGCAAGGTAAATACGGTTTTCCAAGACTATGCCCTCTTCCCGCACCTAAACGTTTTTGACAATGTTGCATTCGGGTTGCGGTTGCATCGGATGAGCAAGCAGGACATTCAGACAAAGGTCGAAGATGCCTTAAAAATGGTTCGATTACAAGGTTATGCTGATCGGGAAATTTCTGAATTATCCGGTGGTCAACAACAGCGAGTTGCCATTGCTCGAGCGATTGTCCTCGAGCCGCAAGTATTGCTGCTAGACGAACCGTTATCAGCACTTGACGCTAAATTGCGTAAGGATATGCAATATGAATTGCGCGAATTGCAGGAACGGTTGGGGATCACTTTCCTATTTGTGACACACGACCAAGAAGAAGCGTTGGCCTTGTCGGACGAAATTTTTGTCATGAACGATGGTGAAGTGCAACAAAGTGGTACGCCAGTTGATATTTATGATGAGCCGGTCAATCATTTTGTGGCGGATTTCATTGGTGAAAGTAACATCATTCAAGGGCACATGATTAAGGACTTCTTAGTTGAGTTCAATGGCAAACGGTTTGAATGTGCCGATGCCGGAATGCGTCCAAATGAACCAGTTGAAGTTGTTTTGCGCCCAGAAGATTTGGACATTACCCCAGCAAATTCAGGCAAGGTCAATGTTGAAGTAGACACCCAACTGTTCCGCGGTGACTACTACGAAATTGTGGGTTACGACGATCTCAAGAATGAATGGTTGATTCACTCAACCAACCCCGCCAAAGACGGCGAAACGGTTGGCTTGACGTTTGATCCTGAGGACATCCATGTCATGCGGCTTAACGAATCTGAAGAAGATTTCGACGCTCGGCTGGAAACCTACGAAGGGGAATAACGTCAGTAAGGATCAGTTGGGGCAGTGTCATCGAAGCGTTTTGACGATTAGATAGACACTGGTCGGCGCTGATCGATTTTCGAACTGAGGAGGGTCATCGTGAAAAAATCCACCACAAACGCCGCATTCTACACACCTTATGTGATGTGGCTGGCATTATTTGTGATCGCACCGATGGTTTTAATCGTTTATCAAAGTTTCTTTAACATCAGCGGTCACTTTACCCTTGCCAATTATCAGACCTATTTTCAATCAGGCACTTATATTATGATGACGATCAATTCCGTCTGGTATGCGTTCCTGATCACGTTAGCAACTTTGTTAATCAGCTATCCAACAGCATATTTGCTGCATTATGCCAAGCATAAACAGTTATGGTTGTTGCTGATTATTCTACCGACTTGGATTAACTTGCTGCTGAAAGCATACGCCTTCATCGGGATCTTCAGTCAGGATGGCGGGGTTAATAGTTTCTTGGGAATGTTTGGCATCGCGCCCCAGCAATTCCTGTTCACGGATTTTAGTTTCATTTTTGTTGCTGCTTATATTGAAATCCCGTTCATGATCTTGCCGATTTTCAATGCAATCGAAGAATTACCGGAAAACCTTGTCAATGCTGCCCAAGATTTAGGGGCCAAAAGCTGGCAGACCTTCACCAAGGTGATCTGGCCGTTAACAATTTCCGGCGTGAAATCCGGGGTTCAAGCTGTTTTCATTCCTAGTTTAAGTTTATTCATGTTGACGCGTCTGATCGGCGGGAACCGGGTCATTACTTTGGGGACAGCCATTGAAGAGCATTTTCTGACAACGATGAACTGGGGCATGGGTTCGACGATCGGGGTTGTCCTGATCGTCGCCATGTTCATCATCATGTTCCTGACCGGCGAACGTAAGAAGAAGGGGGCGCGGCGTCATGAAGCGTAAATTCAAATGGTCCAACCTTTATCTGATCTTCGTCTTCATCTGTTTGTATGTGCCGATCTTTTATTTGGTTATCTACTCGTTTTCAACGGGAGATCGCATGAGCAATTACAGCGGCTTCACATGGAAACATTATGCTGAGCTGTTTGCTGACACCCGGATGATTCAAATTGTTCTGGATACGTTGCTAGTCGCGCTATTATCCAGTTTGATCGCTACGATTATCGGTGCGTTAGGAGCATTAGCAATTGATCGTACTAGTCGACCTGTTGTTAAAAACACGGTCTTATCCCTCAACAACATTCTTATGGTGAGTCCAGATGTCATTATCGGTGCTAGTTTTCTGATCTTCTATACCGCGTTGAAAGTGCCATTGGGTTTCTGGTCCGTCTTGATGAGCCATATTGCCTTTTCTATCCCGATTGTCGTGTTGATGATCCTACCGCGGCTTCAGGAAATGAGCCATTCTTTACTAGATGCTGCTCGTGATTTAGGCGCGTCCAACTATCAAGTTTTAACGCGCGTGATCGTGCCTTATATTACGCCGGGTATTTTTTCCGGCTTTTTCATGGCCTTTACGTATTCACTAGATGATTTTGCCGTGACCTTCTTTGTCACTGGTAATGGTTTTGAAACACTGGCAGTCGAAATATACGCTCGCGCACGACAAGGCATCAGTTTGGAGATCAATGCGTTGTCAGGCGTCATGTTTATCTTTGCTTTACTGCTGGTAGTCGGTTACTACTTCATTCAACAAGCAGGTCAAAATCGGCGAGCCAAACAAAAACACAAGCGAGAAAGCGAGGCGTTGATCAATGAAACGACTCATTAGTATTGCGATTGCCATCTTAGCTGTTTGTCTCGGATTAGCAGTTTGGAGTGAAGGATTACAAAAATCGCAAGGTGATACGGGTGAAAACACGTTAAACCTTTTCAACTGGGGCGATTACATCGATCCGGCGCTGATCAGCAAGTTTGAAAAACAAACTGGCTATCATGTTAATCAAGAAACCTTTGATTCAAATGAAGCCATGTTCACCAAGATTCAACAAGGTGGTACAAGCTACGATTTGACAGTACCATCTGACTACATGATCGAAAAAATGAAAAAGGCCAATCTGTTGCTACCACTCGATAAAAGTAAATTACGCGGGATGCAAAACATGGACCCGCGTTTAATCGATAAAGATTTTGATCGCAACAATAAATACAGCATTCCGTATTTCTGGGGAACGCTGGGGATTATTTACAACGATAAGTTTGTCAAAGCCAGTGAAGTTCAACACTGGGATCAACTATGGAACCCGAAATTCAAAGATTCAATCATGTTGATTGATTCGGCCCGCGACGTGTTTGCACCAGCGCTCATTTCGATGGGCAAGTCGGTTAATGAAACCAACCCGCAAACCTTAGCGCTCGCCAAGGCAAAACTTGATCAGCTGTCGCCTAATGTGAAAGCTGTTGTTGCTGATGAAATCAAAATGTACATGGCCGAGAACGAGGCTAAGATTGCCGTTGACTGGTCAGGTGAAGCCAGTGAGATGTTGGCCAACAATAAACATCTGCACTATGTTGTCCCGCGCGAAGGCAGCAATCTCTGGTTTGACAACTTGGTCATCCCTAAGACGGCTAAGCATTTTAAGGCCATCTATGCCTTTCTAAACTTCATGATGGAACCCAAAAACGCGGCTCAAAATGCCGAATATGTCGGTTATGCAACACCAAATGCAGCCGCCAAGAAGCTCCTACCAAAGAGTGTGCAAAATGATCGCCAATTTTATCCAGATGATGAAACAATGAAACATTTGGAGATTTATTCTGATCTGCCACCAGCTAAGGTTGGGCTTTATAATGATCTTTTCTTGGAATTCAAAATGTATCGCCGATGAGAAGGCTCATCGCTTACAGTCCGCTATGATTAGCTAAAAATGCTAATTTGCGGGCTTTTTTTGGGTCACTTTTTCGATTGCTTCGGTAGTCTTAAACGACAAGGATTTAACTGATGATCTCGCAAAAAATAAGCCTTGATAACAAAGAGCGATGAGGGAAAATGGCTTTAAAGATGAGAACGTTTTCTAAAATGCACATCACACTAGCAAAATCTGGTACGCTTATTGCAATGAAAAACATCTGATTGTGCTCCAGCGTCATTAACCGACAAAGGGATAAACGGTTTTGCAGTCGTCTTGGATACTTGTTTCAGATACGATCACTAAGAGGTGGGCAGCTTGGGAAAGAGAACTTACAAAAATGAAGAGCGCTGGGTAGACGTTGTTTGTTGCCTTAGCCTTTGGTTGGCATCTTTTAGTTTGATGGCAGCCGCTACGGTACTGGATGTCAATCGTCCATTCTTCATTATTATGCTGTCATTAACGGCCTGCGCCATTGGCGAAACGGTGACGTTGGTTAGGAAAAAGCGCTGAGGCGGATGATAAGATTGTTTAATGCTATCACGCGTCACGGTAAAATGGGCCAGTATTAGCTGTGTCTTTTCAGTGATTATTTTTGTGACTAATCAACCAATAACCGACTACGAAAAATACAGTTCCAAGTGTTGCAATTCCTAAAGCATCGAGCAATATGGAAGCGATAAAACCATTCCGAATGGCAAACCATACAACTGCACTGACAAACATCACGCACCATCCTCCAACAAAACTTAGACCAACAACTTTATTTGTTTGCATCAATTTAACCTCCAGTAATAGTTTAAGCTGCCAATGAGAATGCCTTCTATCTTATAGCAAGGATAACATGAAACTGAAAATGTTGGTTACATTTTTTAACATAGGGGCAGTGATCTTTCAGCTTTATGGCGATTTAATGCACGCCACTTCGCACACAATAAAAAGCGATCCGCCTATTTTTGGACGGATCGCTTTTTGTTCATATTAACCACTATTGCCTAATCAACAACATCGACTTTCTTAGCAGCCAATCGGCGTCGATTGAGCCACTTGCGTCCTTCTTCGATGAGGAAGAGCGGAATTGGAATAATAGCCAAGAAGATCCAATCCGTTGGGGCGAGTGGGCCGGTGTGAAAGAGTTCCTGTAAGAATGGGGTATAGCTGAGTAGTGCCAATAGGAAAATTTCAAAGACGATCCCGAACCAAACGAGTTTGTTGGCAAAAAGACCGGCTTTGAAAACAGAAGCATTTTCGGTTCGGCAGTTCATCGCTGCGGCAATCTGACAGAAGATGATGGCGGCCAAGGTCATGGTAGTCGCCATGACGTAAGTGTTGCCACTGGTTGCCAGACCCTTCAACGGCCAACCATTGAGATGGTTGACGAAGAAGTAGGCACCGCTTGAAATGATTGAGGCAATCAGGCCATACCAAGCAAACGCCTTCCAGAGAACGGTTTTACTCATGAGGTGGGCATCGCGTGCTCGCGGTGGCTTGTCCATGATGCCAGGTTCCGCTTTCTCAGAGCCAAGACCTAAGGCTGGCATCATGTCGGTGCCAAGATCGACGGTCAAAATTTGCATGACAGTCAACGGGAGCGGAATCGCACCACGTGAGAACAGGAATAAGGCTGAAGGTACCGCTTCAGGCAAGTTAGAATTCAAGATGTAGATCAGGAATTTCTGAATGTTACTGTAAACGGTTCGACCTTCTTCAATGGCGGCAACAATTGAGGCAAAGTTGTCATCGGTTAGGATCATATCAGCGGCATCCTTGGCGACATCGGTGCCGGTAACGCCCATGGCAACACCAATGTCGGCTTTTTTCAAGGCTGGGGCATCATTGACACCATCGCCGGTAGAAGCAACGATCTCGCCAATTTCTTGCAAGGTTGAGACGATTTTGTATTTCTGCTCTGGGGCGACCCGTGCGAAAATGATTTCGCCAGCAAGTGCCTTTTTTAAATCTTCTTTACTCATTGAATCGAGTTCGCCACCGGTGACAACCCGCGCTTTGTCAGAAGTGAGGCCGATTTTGACCGCGACGGACTTAGCTGTTAAGGAAGAGTCGCCGGTAACCATAATAATTTTGATGCTGGCACGGTGACATTTCTTGATGGCTTCGTAAATTTCCGGACGTGGCGGATCGGACATGATTGCTAAGCCAACAAAGGTCAAATTGGTTTCGGCCGTGTCGATTGTGAGGCCGTCAAGTTGTTTTTCTTTATCTGTTTCTTGAGGCACCTCACGATAAGCGGTGGCAATGGAACGCAGGCCGAGGGAAGCATATTTGCGGTTGGCATCGTCAATCGCTTTTTTATCGTCTTCAGTCAGTGGCCGAACTTTGCCATTTTCTTGGATAGTGTCACAATGCGGCAGCAAATCGCTCAGCGAGCCTTTGGTGCAAATTGATAAGGTGTGATCGTCATGTTGATGAATGGTGGTCATACGCTTCCGATCTGAATCAAACGGCAGCTCTTTCAGGCGTGGATACTTAATGCTGTATGCCTTG
This genomic window from Lacticaseibacillus paracasei subsp. paracasei contains:
- a CDS encoding ABC transporter permease, with amino-acid sequence MHKFWVVMSQVYKKNARSGSWIFLVLSPLFFLAIAFGIVFYISKTQAPAQVAVVSDVGVVRQALSKQSTSDLRFKPYTSAKKANDALNKEDLDGILTVNAKDDFKSHYVARDNGQTVETSTLVAALSGLKLSSTAAAMKLTPAQVKALTAPPTVTSKTVAIEDGKQVAKSNTAQLMNHGLALVSMVLILMVTMVYGSILAQEIATEKGSRIMEILLSSVSATTQFFGKLAGIFALLLTQLVIYVIAGVIGWQFLKNQTMVAGLLKQVDLSILASGTTAMIALFFIIGTLTYSVLAALTGSLVSNQEQVQQAVMPITMLGMIGYFITIAAQANDSTLAQVTSYVPFLNVFVMPTQMSLGRASMGQAWVSVGISVVFLALFTFFTVAVYRNNVLVYSGSGLWQSMKTSFSIWKAERGVAKK
- a CDS encoding 3'-5' exonuclease → MDFIAMDFETANRKRASACSLALVVVQQNKVVDSFYTLINPQMQFDAQNIHIHGITPEMVQDQPTFDQVWPHIQMFYTPGRIVTAHNAPFDVSVMRLTLDRYGIAAPRYQVIDTVKTSRQFLPKLPNHRLDTVSAALHIPLEHHHNALADSYACARILIAENEHFGEARIKSMMKLSKAG
- a CDS encoding exodeoxyribonuclease III; this translates as MKLISWNVNGLRAVLKKDFMTIFNELDADWFCLQETKMQAGQVELDLPGYHQYFNYAERKGYSGTAIFTKHEPLNVTYGMGVPEHDTEGRIITLEYPNFYLMTVYTPNSGGELKRLDYRQQWDKDFLAYTNQLAAKKPLVYCGDLNVAHQEIDLKNDKTNHHNAGFTDEERADFTKQLDSGFIDTFRNLYPDTVTYSWWSYRFHARANNAGWRIDYFVSSRDFKPYIQDAKILTDIMGSDHCPVELVTKDLI
- the murB gene encoding UDP-N-acetylmuramate dehydrogenase — encoded protein: MVDAPRTLEGITMMHDEPLSHYTFTKTGGPADLLAFPKNVAEVRALVDDARDQGLPLTVIGNASNLIVRDGGIRGLVLILTEMKTITASGNQVTAEAGARLIDTTEAAYRAGLTGLEFAAGIPGSVGGAVFMNAGAYDGEVCNVISSVDVLTREGELKTYDHRELKFRYRHSVVQDTGDVVLSATFTLKAGDKPVIRAKMDELNARRAAKQPLEYPSCGSVFKRPKGHFVGPMIQKAGLQGHIIGGAQVSKKHAGFIINLGDATATDYLDMIHLIQKTVKAKFDVDLETEVRIIGEPSQPK
- a CDS encoding cation:proton antiporter, which encodes MHLVEAVLFLMALVIVSNVLSHYIVAVPVSLIQVALGLGAALFFHLEINLATDWFMLLFIAPLLFYDGRNFPRRELWELRGPIIGNAIFLVFVTMLVGGYLIHFLIPPMPLPASFALAAILSPTDPIAVQSLAKRVHLPKGVLHLVSGESLINDASGLIGFKYGIAATMTGTFVLGNAVRDFFYVAIVGALAGLVLISLINLSRKWLLQQGINDVILHTILQVLTPFFIYLVVDEFMHASGVIAVVVAGLLSNTRYNRYIAALPELRIVSERTWDIIVYTLNGIIFLILGIELPVAMTDTIADHEVSTFQALGFVVVVYLGILIVRTLWIYGYMLLAKRSKEGKASWRAALLSGISGVRGAITLVGVLAVPAALSNGDAFPERSLMLFIAAGVVVLSLIVAIIALPLVTRSVAPLQTRGSTIVTDDSGDQDDDDSNDIRIISLSQAQTFVFQMAVRRVESERRETNQKAALDLIAEYQYLIRRLELAEDTGAAIPPLIQDELDLRKVGVQGELYALDDLWRDNKIMSKSYAKARKQLQHRLNDLDSMAKRSGRPTFRMLFERSALRLSHWWYTVASEQNRSHRFFNERLFIEKETAKGGLKYLSQFLRQKENKAHNYNRQVIYALIVQYRNRIASVKALNTHKSTQYEQELGRLRAIAFAAERAAIHDLTEKGYITMTMAQKLNQNVNFTENAATLTSLEEV
- a CDS encoding helix-turn-helix domain-containing protein codes for the protein MEIGSRIRDLRIRKNLTQEELGERTDLTKGYISQVEHDQSSPSLETFFDILSVLGESPADFFREEPKDSLVYHEDDQVTYLDEEKGYRLKWLVPESNENEMEPVMIDFAAHGIFKTFEPSPAETFVYVVSGRVKLLLGEQTYVAKKGETIYFHATKQHQLVNAATGRSKCLLVATASYL
- a CDS encoding ABC transporter ATP-binding protein, which codes for MSNIIVELKHVGKRYGDTQVLKDINIEIEQGKFYTLLGPSGSGKTTILRAIAGFLDVSEGEVLFDGKRINDVPANQRKVNTVFQDYALFPHLNVFDNVAFGLRLHRMSKQDIQTKVEDALKMVRLQGYADREISELSGGQQQRVAIARAIVLEPQVLLLDEPLSALDAKLRKDMQYELRELQERLGITFLFVTHDQEEALALSDEIFVMNDGEVQQSGTPVDIYDEPVNHFVADFIGESNIIQGHMIKDFLVEFNGKRFECADAGMRPNEPVEVVLRPEDLDITPANSGKVNVEVDTQLFRGDYYEIVGYDDLKNEWLIHSTNPAKDGETVGLTFDPEDIHVMRLNESEEDFDARLETYEGE
- a CDS encoding ABC transporter permease, which encodes MKKSTTNAAFYTPYVMWLALFVIAPMVLIVYQSFFNISGHFTLANYQTYFQSGTYIMMTINSVWYAFLITLATLLISYPTAYLLHYAKHKQLWLLLIILPTWINLLLKAYAFIGIFSQDGGVNSFLGMFGIAPQQFLFTDFSFIFVAAYIEIPFMILPIFNAIEELPENLVNAAQDLGAKSWQTFTKVIWPLTISGVKSGVQAVFIPSLSLFMLTRLIGGNRVITLGTAIEEHFLTTMNWGMGSTIGVVLIVAMFIIMFLTGERKKKGARRHEA